Proteins from a single region of Pirellulales bacterium:
- a CDS encoding DEAD/DEAH box helicase, protein MLAAIEQANYIEPTPIQAGLIPRALAGVDVLGQAQTGTGKTASFAIPILERVGGHDKTSGPRALVLVPTRELAVQVRGEFDKLAHGSRLLTVPLYGGKPIRSQIEKLKRGADVVVGTPGRVLDHIGRGTLRLDSLKMVVLDEADRMLDIGFRPDIEKILRKCPTERQTLLLSATVPPPVERLARRYMREPESLNFSPKEISVETITQYYFTVDPQRKFDLLVKLLRREDPKQAIIFCRTKRGTDRVQHNLQKKFEGTACIHGDLQQRARDRVMEHFRQGKVRILVATDVVGRGIDVSSISHIVNYDIPEFCDDYVHRVGRTGRMGREGTAYTFVTPEEGNELTRIEMRINKLLERAEMEGFDAVARVAAPPPPRPAANAESETPAAASAAADESPSAKAPRPTPPLGRGGRSPRRFRRAL, encoded by the coding sequence ATGCTCGCCGCCATCGAGCAGGCGAACTACATCGAGCCGACCCCGATTCAGGCCGGCCTCATCCCCCGCGCGCTCGCCGGAGTCGACGTCCTCGGCCAGGCTCAGACCGGTACCGGCAAGACAGCCTCGTTCGCCATTCCGATTCTCGAACGCGTTGGCGGGCACGACAAAACGTCGGGACCGCGGGCTCTGGTGCTCGTGCCGACGCGCGAGTTGGCCGTGCAGGTGCGCGGCGAGTTCGACAAGCTCGCGCACGGCAGCCGGCTGCTCACGGTACCGCTCTACGGCGGCAAGCCGATCCGCAGCCAGATCGAAAAACTGAAACGGGGCGCCGACGTCGTCGTGGGAACACCCGGGCGCGTACTCGATCATATCGGACGCGGCACCCTGCGGCTCGACAGCCTGAAGATGGTCGTGCTCGACGAAGCCGACCGCATGCTCGATATCGGCTTCCGCCCGGACATCGAGAAGATTCTTCGCAAGTGCCCCACCGAGCGGCAGACTTTGTTGCTCTCGGCCACGGTGCCGCCGCCGGTCGAACGCCTGGCGCGGCGTTATATGCGCGAGCCGGAGTCGTTGAACTTCTCGCCCAAAGAGATCTCGGTCGAGACGATCACGCAGTATTACTTCACGGTCGATCCGCAGCGCAAGTTCGACCTGCTCGTCAAATTGCTGCGCCGCGAGGATCCCAAGCAGGCGATCATTTTCTGCCGCACGAAGCGGGGGACCGACCGCGTGCAGCACAACCTGCAGAAGAAGTTCGAGGGGACCGCCTGCATCCACGGCGATCTGCAGCAGCGCGCGCGCGATCGCGTGATGGAGCATTTCCGCCAAGGGAAGGTCCGCATCCTCGTGGCCACCGACGTCGTGGGCCGTGGGATCGACGTGTCGAGCATCTCGCACATCGTCAATTACGACATCCCCGAATTCTGCGACGATTACGTCCATCGCGTGGGACGCACCGGCCGCATGGGACGCGAGGGAACGGCCTATACCTTCGTCACGCCCGAGGAAGGCAACGAGCTGACGCGCATCGAAATGCGGATCAACAAGCTTCTCGAGCGGGCCGAGATGGAAGGTTTCGACGCGGTTGCCCGGGTGGCCGCGCCCCCGCCTCCCCGTCCGGCCGCCAATGCCGAAAGCGAGACTCCGGCAGCAGCCTCGGCCGCGGCTGATGAGTCGCCATCGGCCAAGGCGCCGCGCCCCACGCCTCCTCTGGGACGAGGCGGCCGCTCGCCGCGGCGCTTCCGCCGCGCTCTCTAG
- a CDS encoding M50 family metallopeptidase yields the protein MLFIEPPPTPYDLRFKLGSLPVRVHPMFWLVAVLLGIRAKDPKLVALWVGVVFVSILVHELGHALAARACGWYPRIVLHAMGGLAIYQPTYRSRAKQMMVTAAGPLAGFILAALLVLVLLASDHVADIFGFEIGNGKNISNPYLRFAVRQALWLNIVWGLVNCLPILPLDGGQFVREIFTGVNPRDGMLWSFQLSMLVAALVAVAGMLFLNDFFIALFFGYLAYSSYLGMSSLQGNRFGGW from the coding sequence GTGCTGTTCATCGAACCACCCCCGACGCCCTACGACCTGCGTTTCAAGCTGGGAAGTCTGCCCGTCCGGGTACACCCGATGTTCTGGCTCGTGGCGGTGCTGCTGGGCATCCGCGCGAAGGATCCGAAGCTGGTAGCGTTGTGGGTGGGGGTCGTCTTCGTGTCGATCCTCGTCCACGAACTGGGACATGCTCTGGCGGCGCGCGCCTGTGGATGGTATCCCCGCATCGTGTTGCACGCGATGGGTGGACTCGCCATCTACCAACCGACGTATCGCAGTCGCGCGAAGCAGATGATGGTGACCGCGGCGGGACCGTTGGCAGGATTCATTCTTGCCGCGCTGCTCGTCTTGGTGTTGTTGGCCAGCGACCACGTGGCGGACATTTTCGGTTTCGAAATCGGAAATGGAAAAAATATTTCCAATCCCTACCTACGCTTCGCCGTGCGACAGGCGTTGTGGTTGAACATCGTGTGGGGACTGGTCAACTGCTTGCCGATTCTGCCGCTCGACGGAGGGCAATTCGTGCGCGAGATCTTTACCGGCGTCAATCCGCGCGACGGCATGTTGTGGTCGTTCCAACTGTCGATGCTCGTGGCGGCGCTGGTCGCCGTGGCGGGCATGCTTTTTCTGAACGACTTCTTTATTGCCCTGTTTTTTGGGTACTTGGCGTATTCGAGTTATCTCGGCATGAGCTCGTTGCAGGGCAATCGCTTCGGCGGTTGGTGA
- a CDS encoding response regulator, translating into MRVLIADDDEITLDLLEHALVQAGYTVERATNGREALEHLRQGECRLVISDWDMPELTGVELCRAIRVEDLGGYIYVVLLTSRHSARDTVEGLSAGADDFVPKPFHPDELISRVRSGERILSLETREVALFALAKLAESRDSDTGAHLERVQCYSRVLAQELAQLEKHRAAIDAEFIRLIYLTSPLHDIGKVGIPDGVLLKPGRLSDREFEIMKSHATIGARTLEAALEKFPEAKFLVMARDIAAAHHERYDGHGYPLGLAGDRIPLAARIVTVADVYDALTSRRVYKDAMQHEVARSIIIEESGSHFDPDVVDAFLAREAEFVAIRERFQPHHLAATT; encoded by the coding sequence ATGCGAGTTCTGATTGCCGATGACGACGAGATCACGCTCGACCTGCTCGAGCATGCCCTCGTGCAGGCGGGCTACACCGTCGAGCGCGCGACCAATGGCCGCGAGGCGCTCGAGCACCTGCGGCAAGGCGAGTGCCGGTTGGTGATTTCCGACTGGGACATGCCCGAGCTGACCGGCGTCGAGCTCTGCCGCGCCATCCGCGTCGAAGATCTCGGCGGCTATATCTACGTCGTGCTGCTTACCAGTCGACACAGCGCCCGCGATACGGTCGAAGGCCTTTCGGCCGGGGCCGACGATTTCGTCCCCAAGCCGTTTCATCCCGACGAGCTCATCAGCCGCGTCCGCTCGGGCGAACGGATCCTTTCGCTCGAGACGCGCGAGGTGGCGCTCTTCGCCCTGGCCAAGCTGGCGGAATCGCGCGACTCGGACACCGGCGCGCATCTAGAGCGCGTGCAGTGCTACTCGCGCGTGCTGGCGCAGGAGTTGGCACAACTGGAAAAGCACCGCGCGGCCATCGACGCCGAGTTCATCCGCCTGATCTATCTGACCAGCCCCCTGCATGACATCGGCAAGGTGGGCATTCCCGACGGGGTGCTGCTCAAGCCGGGCAGGCTGAGCGACCGCGAGTTCGAGATCATGAAATCGCACGCCACGATCGGCGCGCGGACGCTCGAAGCGGCCCTCGAGAAATTTCCCGAGGCAAAGTTCCTCGTCATGGCCCGCGACATCGCCGCCGCCCACCACGAACGCTACGACGGTCACGGCTATCCGTTGGGCCTGGCAGGGGATCGCATCCCCCTGGCCGCACGCATCGTGACGGTGGCCGATGTCTACGACGCGCTAACGAGCCGGCGCGTCTATAAGGACGCCATGCAGCACGAGGTGGCGCGGTCGATCATCATCGAGGAGTCGGGCAGCCACTTCGACCCCGACGTGGTTGATGCCTTCCTGGCGCGCGAGGCCGAGTTCGTGGCGATCCGCGAGCGGTTCCAACCGCACCACCTGGCTGCGACGACGTAA
- a CDS encoding lysophospholipid acyltransferase family protein — protein sequence MSFQRFAQFTGYLGLRLLICIVQALPVETSHSATVSLAWLFDSVLRIRRRVIDDNLRHAYPDLAPLARRRLARQMWEHLFLLVVEVALVPRKLHRTNWRDYFVLCDPGTLMRSLLDEHPVALVTAHFGNFEIAGYFLGLLGFPTHTVARTLDNPYLDRFVNRFRGATGQFIIPKQGGYDQILRVLAAGGTMAFLADQYAGTKGCWVEFFGRPASAHKAIGLLALEHHTWMAVGHARRLGRPLRYELRLDGLLHPDEVSAMPGGVRELTQWYTSCIETAVRRSPEQYWWLHRRWKDHRPAKRKRATPQTTATVPPQSEAA from the coding sequence GTGTCCTTCCAACGCTTTGCACAATTCACGGGCTACCTTGGTCTGCGGTTGCTCATCTGCATCGTGCAGGCCCTGCCGGTCGAGACCAGCCACTCGGCCACGGTCAGCCTGGCGTGGCTCTTCGACTCGGTGCTGCGCATCCGCCGCCGAGTGATCGACGATAATCTCCGACATGCCTATCCCGACCTGGCGCCTCTCGCGCGCCGACGCCTGGCGCGGCAGATGTGGGAGCACCTGTTTCTGCTGGTCGTCGAGGTGGCCCTGGTGCCGCGCAAGCTGCACCGCACCAACTGGCGCGATTACTTCGTGCTGTGCGACCCCGGCACGTTGATGCGCTCGCTGCTCGACGAGCATCCGGTGGCGTTGGTCACCGCCCACTTCGGCAATTTCGAAATCGCGGGCTACTTCCTGGGACTGCTGGGCTTTCCGACGCACACCGTGGCCCGCACGCTCGATAACCCCTACCTCGACCGCTTCGTGAACCGATTCCGCGGAGCGACCGGACAATTCATCATTCCGAAGCAGGGAGGCTACGATCAAATCTTGCGCGTGCTCGCAGCCGGGGGGACGATGGCCTTCCTGGCCGATCAGTACGCCGGCACCAAAGGGTGCTGGGTCGAGTTCTTCGGCCGTCCCGCCTCGGCCCACAAGGCGATCGGGCTGCTGGCACTCGAACACCACACGTGGATGGCCGTGGGGCACGCGCGGCGGCTCGGGCGCCCGTTGAGGTACGAGCTGCGTCTGGATGGACTTTTACATCCCGACGAAGTGTCCGCCATGCCCGGCGGCGTGCGCGAGCTGACCCAGTGGTATACGTCCTGTATCGAGACGGCGGTGCGGCGCTCGCCCGAGCAATATTGGTGGCTGCACCGGCGCTGGAAGGATCATCGCCCTGCCAAACGCAAGCGCGCGACTCCCCAAACGACTGCGACCGTTCCCCCCCAGAGCGAGGCCGCCTGA
- a CDS encoding glycosyltransferase family 4 protein: protein MSRPIVHLCNAPTPYRIAESDTAVRALGKESLTLIFADDFYHTACWSKLFPRECPYYTLGGTPEQNGVGVNELPALLERLDPLMVILAGYRDKPYEIGAKWCRQHGVPYCMRSASNYWSDKATGLHKFIVRRALLGRFVRHADLCLVTGMSNRWYWQRYGMRPEQEGWFPQYINYPLYSQARHMRRTQRDELRKKFGIRPEIAVFTAGRILPLKRVDLMCEAMLRLDERIGLVVAGHGVAEAELRQKYAAKLGDRLVFLGDIEPDQLHECYAATDIYCLASGSREQWGHVVTESLTGGMPIVIHRLTGAAPDLVHNGVNGFVLDSFDPDAWAAAFRRFVDDPSLLASMGEASTRIVDVWQARSNPAECLRRLRARYER from the coding sequence ATGAGCCGGCCGATCGTGCATCTATGCAACGCCCCCACGCCGTATCGCATTGCCGAGTCGGATACGGCGGTGCGCGCGTTGGGCAAGGAGAGCCTGACCCTCATTTTCGCGGACGACTTCTACCACACGGCCTGCTGGTCGAAGCTCTTTCCCCGCGAGTGCCCCTACTACACGCTCGGTGGCACCCCCGAGCAAAACGGCGTCGGCGTGAACGAACTGCCGGCGCTGCTCGAGCGGCTCGACCCGCTGATGGTGATTCTGGCGGGCTATCGCGACAAGCCGTACGAGATCGGCGCGAAATGGTGTCGTCAGCACGGCGTACCCTACTGCATGCGCAGCGCCAGCAACTATTGGTCGGACAAGGCCACCGGCCTGCACAAGTTCATCGTGCGCCGCGCGCTGTTGGGGCGGTTCGTGCGCCATGCCGATCTCTGCCTCGTCACCGGCATGTCGAACCGCTGGTACTGGCAGCGCTATGGCATGCGGCCCGAGCAGGAGGGTTGGTTCCCGCAATACATCAACTATCCGCTCTACAGCCAGGCCCGACACATGCGCCGCACGCAACGTGACGAGCTGCGCAAGAAGTTCGGCATTCGTCCGGAGATCGCCGTGTTCACGGCCGGTCGCATTCTGCCGCTGAAGCGCGTGGACCTGATGTGCGAGGCGATGCTGCGGCTCGACGAGCGGATCGGGCTGGTGGTGGCAGGGCACGGCGTGGCCGAGGCCGAACTGCGGCAGAAGTACGCAGCGAAGCTGGGGGATCGGTTGGTCTTTCTGGGAGACATCGAACCGGATCAGTTGCACGAGTGCTACGCGGCGACCGACATCTATTGCCTGGCCAGCGGCTCGCGCGAGCAGTGGGGTCACGTCGTGACCGAATCGTTGACCGGCGGCATGCCGATCGTGATTCACCGCCTGACCGGCGCGGCTCCCGACCTGGTTCACAATGGCGTCAACGGCTTTGTGCTAGACTCGTTCGATCCGGATGCTTGGGCGGCGGCCTTCCGGCGCTTCGTGGATGATCCTTCGCTGCTTGCGTCCATGGGCGAGGCGTCGACGCGCATCGTCGACGTGTGGCAGGCGCGGAGCAATCCGGCGGAATGCCTGCGTCGTTTACGCGCACGGTACGAGCGCTAG
- a CDS encoding nucleotide sugar dehydrogenase → MADELREVSALHASLLADIQERRARVGILGLGYVGLPLMRAFVAAGYKVLGFDVDRTKIERLERGESYIEHIPAAWIIEHQQSGTIEVTADAARLAEPDALVICVPTPLAENREPDLRYVEDTGRQIAKVLRAGQLIVLESTTYPGTTRDVLLPILEQAGLQVEQDFFVAYSPEREDPGNPRFAAGNIPKVVGGVGPKSHELAVALYTDVAAQVVPVSSAEVAEAAKILENTYRAVNIALVNELKVLFLKMGIDPWEVIEAAKTKPFGFQAFYPGPGLGGHCIPIDPFYLSWLARRYDEPTRFIELAGEVNTRMPEYVIERLSEALAARGKTLSGSRVAIFGIAYKRDVDDTRESPSLDLLMRLRAAGAELSYHDAHVPRLPRVRKFDLPQLTSSPLTQEFLASQDAVLIATDHSNVDYDFVVRHAPLVVDTRNATARVAEGREKIVKA, encoded by the coding sequence CTGGCAGACGAACTTCGAGAGGTAAGTGCCTTGCACGCTTCGTTGCTTGCCGACATTCAAGAGCGCCGCGCGCGCGTCGGGATTCTCGGATTGGGTTACGTCGGGCTCCCGTTGATGCGGGCCTTCGTCGCGGCTGGGTATAAAGTGCTCGGCTTCGACGTCGATCGCACCAAGATCGAGCGCCTCGAGCGCGGCGAGAGCTACATCGAGCACATTCCGGCCGCCTGGATCATCGAGCATCAGCAGTCGGGCACGATCGAGGTCACGGCCGACGCCGCGCGGCTGGCCGAACCCGATGCCCTGGTGATCTGCGTCCCCACGCCGCTGGCAGAAAATCGCGAACCCGATCTGCGCTATGTCGAAGACACCGGGCGCCAGATCGCCAAGGTGCTGAGGGCAGGTCAGCTCATCGTGCTCGAAAGTACCACCTATCCCGGCACCACGCGCGACGTGCTCTTGCCGATCCTCGAGCAAGCCGGACTGCAAGTCGAGCAGGACTTTTTCGTCGCCTATAGCCCCGAGCGCGAGGATCCAGGCAATCCGCGCTTTGCGGCGGGCAATATTCCCAAGGTCGTGGGGGGCGTCGGCCCGAAGAGCCACGAGTTGGCCGTGGCCCTCTACACGGACGTGGCGGCGCAGGTCGTGCCGGTGTCGAGCGCCGAAGTGGCCGAAGCGGCCAAGATCCTCGAGAACACCTACCGCGCGGTGAACATCGCGCTGGTCAACGAGCTCAAGGTGCTCTTCCTCAAGATGGGGATCGACCCCTGGGAGGTGATCGAGGCCGCCAAGACGAAGCCGTTCGGGTTCCAGGCCTTTTATCCCGGCCCAGGCCTGGGGGGGCACTGCATTCCGATCGATCCCTTCTACTTGAGCTGGCTCGCGCGGCGCTACGACGAACCGACACGCTTCATCGAGCTCGCCGGCGAAGTGAATACGCGGATGCCCGAGTATGTCATCGAGCGCCTGAGCGAGGCGCTCGCCGCGCGCGGCAAGACACTCTCGGGCAGCCGGGTGGCGATCTTCGGCATCGCCTACAAGCGCGACGTCGACGACACGCGCGAGAGTCCTTCGCTCGATCTTTTGATGCGGCTGCGCGCGGCGGGTGCGGAGCTGTCGTATCACGACGCACACGTCCCCCGACTTCCCCGCGTGCGGAAATTCGACCTGCCGCAACTCACCAGCAGCCCGCTGACGCAGGAGTTTCTAGCCTCGCAAGACGCGGTGCTGATTGCCACCGATCACTCGAATGTCGATTACGACTTCGTGGTGCGCCACGCGCCGTTGGTGGTCGACACGCGCAACGCCACGGCGCGCGTCGCGGAAGGTAGGGAAAAGATCGTGAAGGCCTAG
- a CDS encoding Rieske 2Fe-2S domain-containing protein: MAEWVKVANTSDCPPGACLEVVAGDRVCALFNVAGEYHALDGVCPHQGGPLGKGCLTGTIVTCPWHGWQFDVRTGQHQLSPSLRQPVFPVRVEGEAILVEVCPQP; the protein is encoded by the coding sequence ATGGCAGAGTGGGTTAAAGTAGCCAACACGAGCGACTGCCCGCCGGGCGCGTGTCTCGAAGTCGTGGCGGGCGATCGCGTGTGCGCTTTGTTCAATGTCGCGGGTGAATACCACGCCCTCGACGGCGTCTGTCCCCATCAGGGAGGGCCGCTCGGCAAGGGATGCCTGACGGGTACGATCGTGACTTGTCCCTGGCACGGATGGCAGTTCGATGTCCGCACAGGTCAGCACCAGTTGAGTCCGTCGCTACGTCAACCTGTCTTTCCGGTTCGTGTCGAGGGAGAGGCGATCCTGGTCGAAGTATGTCCACAGCCGTGA
- a CDS encoding GNAT family N-acetyltransferase: MSTAVIHYRPFRNTDLPALAEIWRSRSLERGLAQPMSAALFEHLVLSKPYFDRHGLIVALDDDRPIGFVHGAFGPSEDEKSVSHEFGVVCMLLVHPDYRNLGIGSELLKRSETYLRQHGAKVLYAGGIRPLNPFYLGLYGGSELPGVLDSDADAQRRYESSGYERIDRCVIMHRDLSTFRPTVDRKQLQLRRTMRLEIITDPCSRTWWEACTTGGFDRTTFRVLPRNGNEQLATVTFWNMEARSISWGVYTVGLVDLEVAETHRRQGLATFLLGESFRQLRDHQVSLVEVQTMERNKAAIALYESLGFNIVDRGVVYRKST, from the coding sequence ATGTCCACAGCCGTGATTCACTACCGACCGTTCCGTAACACCGACCTGCCGGCCCTGGCCGAGATCTGGCGCTCGCGATCGCTCGAGCGCGGTTTGGCCCAGCCGATGTCGGCCGCGCTGTTCGAACATCTGGTGCTGTCGAAACCCTACTTCGATCGGCACGGCTTGATCGTCGCGCTCGACGACGATCGCCCCATCGGCTTCGTGCATGGCGCATTCGGCCCTTCGGAAGACGAAAAATCGGTCTCCCACGAGTTCGGCGTGGTCTGCATGCTGCTGGTCCATCCCGACTACCGCAACCTGGGGATCGGCAGCGAACTGCTGAAGCGCAGCGAGACGTACCTGCGCCAGCATGGGGCTAAGGTGCTCTATGCCGGCGGCATCCGCCCACTCAATCCCTTCTACCTGGGCTTGTACGGCGGGAGCGAGTTGCCTGGCGTGCTCGATTCCGACGCCGATGCCCAGCGGCGGTACGAATCGTCGGGTTACGAACGGATCGATCGCTGCGTGATCATGCACCGCGACCTGAGCACGTTCCGCCCCACGGTGGATCGCAAGCAGCTTCAACTTCGCCGCACGATGCGCCTGGAGATCATCACCGATCCCTGCAGCCGCACTTGGTGGGAGGCGTGTACGACTGGCGGCTTCGACCGCACGACCTTCCGCGTCTTGCCCCGCAACGGCAACGAGCAGCTGGCCACCGTGACCTTCTGGAACATGGAGGCGCGGTCGATCAGTTGGGGCGTCTACACCGTGGGGCTCGTCGACCTGGAAGTGGCCGAGACGCATCGCCGGCAAGGGCTGGCCACCTTCCTGCTGGGCGAATCCTTCCGCCAACTCCGCGACCACCAGGTGAGCCTGGTCGAGGTACAGACGATGGAGCGCAACAAGGCCGCCATCGCCCTCTACGAATCGCTCGGTTTCAATATCGTCGATCGCGGCGTGGTCTATCGCAAGTCGACCTAG
- a CDS encoding response regulator, with protein MNPQSTLPCAGSDAVDHGSRSAPDFDSDLGPRASQEIYSREEAVEALRRAEEKYRSIFENAVEGIFQTSSDGQYLSANPALARIYGYDSPDELIAGVNDIERQLYVDPKRRLDFIRLMEQHGRVTSFEAEVYRRDGSVIWISENARVIRDEQGCVLYYEGLVEDISERKAAEQMQRQRDAAEAANRAKSEFLANMSHEIRTPLNGVIGMLDLLLGTTLTPQQARYAHIGKSSADSLLAVINQILDFSKIEAGKIELEQVDFDLHALIEETADMFSQRVAEKGLELACLIPPEVPSFVIGDPERMRQILINLVNNALKFTSQGEVVVRAAVERHEGDEIVFRCSVTDTGIGIPPDRLDRLFQSFSQVDASTTRKYGGTGLGLAISKRLTELMGGEMGVESQAGQGSTFWFSARLQLCDVPRRERILPVALRDCRILIVDDNATNLEILREQLRGWGFDPVCVSDARAALSALSEAARRGAPFDLGILDHQMPEMDGLDLTRVIKQDESLRAMSLIVLTSSGEIMDPPRLASLGLYGCMTKPVRQSRLFDAIVGAATSDDAGEEQGNEIAPPALPLDMAKKASARILVAEDNEINQMVVSELLERAGYECRVVSNGRRALEAVESGIYQLVLMDCQMPEMDGFEATRAIRQRESRGTAGESSARLPIVALTANAIKGDRERCLAAGMDAYLSKPINPDELIAIVGSMLESLELEPNESPPVAPLPEDDLLPAAGHGLAFDIAALLHRCMGTPEIAVRVLRKFQARGPQLVEELTSAIASGNGTGASAAAHALKGVAANLSANRLSEVAAVIESLVSDGQAYEAQRRIEPLRHALDDCLRQIPEVLRSLAADAGRP; from the coding sequence ATGAATCCGCAATCCACGTTGCCGTGCGCCGGGAGCGACGCCGTCGACCACGGCTCACGGTCTGCGCCCGATTTCGATTCGGACCTCGGCCCGCGCGCGAGTCAGGAAATCTACTCGCGCGAAGAAGCGGTCGAAGCGCTCCGCCGCGCCGAAGAGAAGTACCGCAGCATCTTCGAGAACGCCGTCGAGGGCATCTTCCAGACCAGCTCCGATGGTCAGTATCTGAGTGCGAACCCGGCGCTGGCGCGAATCTACGGCTACGACTCTCCCGACGAGCTCATCGCGGGAGTCAACGACATCGAGCGGCAACTCTATGTCGATCCCAAGCGGCGGCTCGACTTCATCCGCTTGATGGAACAGCACGGGCGGGTCACCTCGTTCGAAGCCGAGGTCTACCGCCGCGATGGCAGCGTGATCTGGATCTCGGAGAACGCTCGGGTCATTCGCGACGAGCAGGGCTGCGTTTTGTACTACGAAGGCCTCGTCGAGGACATCTCCGAGCGCAAGGCCGCCGAACAGATGCAACGTCAGCGCGACGCGGCCGAGGCGGCCAACCGCGCCAAGAGCGAATTCCTGGCCAACATGAGCCACGAGATCCGCACGCCGCTCAATGGCGTGATCGGCATGCTCGACCTGCTGCTCGGCACGACGCTCACGCCGCAGCAAGCCCGCTACGCACATATCGGCAAGTCGTCGGCCGATTCGCTGCTGGCGGTGATCAATCAGATTCTCGATTTTTCGAAGATCGAGGCGGGCAAGATCGAGCTCGAGCAGGTCGATTTCGATCTGCATGCCCTGATCGAGGAAACGGCCGACATGTTCTCACAGCGCGTGGCCGAGAAGGGGCTCGAGCTGGCCTGCCTTATTCCGCCCGAGGTGCCGTCGTTCGTCATCGGCGACCCGGAACGTATGCGACAGATTCTCATCAACCTGGTGAACAACGCGCTCAAGTTCACTTCGCAAGGCGAGGTGGTGGTTCGCGCGGCGGTCGAACGCCACGAGGGAGACGAGATCGTCTTTCGCTGCTCGGTGACCGATACGGGGATCGGCATTCCCCCCGATCGGCTCGACCGCCTGTTCCAGTCGTTCTCGCAGGTCGACGCCTCGACGACGCGCAAATACGGCGGGACGGGCTTGGGGCTGGCCATCTCGAAGCGGCTGACCGAGTTGATGGGGGGGGAGATGGGGGTCGAAAGCCAGGCGGGGCAGGGTTCGACCTTTTGGTTCTCGGCGCGACTCCAACTGTGCGACGTGCCGCGCCGCGAGCGCATCTTGCCGGTGGCGCTGCGCGACTGCCGCATCCTGATCGTCGACGACAACGCGACGAATCTCGAAATCCTGCGCGAGCAGTTGCGCGGCTGGGGCTTCGATCCGGTCTGCGTGTCCGACGCCCGTGCGGCCTTGAGCGCCTTGAGCGAGGCGGCCCGACGGGGCGCACCCTTCGATCTGGGCATTCTCGATCACCAGATGCCCGAGATGGATGGACTCGATCTGACACGCGTCATCAAGCAAGACGAGTCGCTACGAGCGATGTCGCTGATCGTGCTGACCTCTTCGGGCGAGATCATGGATCCGCCGCGCCTGGCGAGCCTCGGGCTGTACGGCTGCATGACGAAGCCGGTGCGGCAGTCGCGACTGTTCGACGCCATCGTCGGGGCGGCCACCTCGGACGACGCGGGCGAAGAACAGGGCAACGAGATCGCTCCTCCCGCATTGCCACTGGACATGGCCAAGAAAGCGAGCGCCCGGATCCTGGTCGCCGAAGACAACGAGATCAATCAGATGGTCGTTTCCGAACTGCTCGAACGGGCCGGCTACGAGTGCCGGGTCGTCTCGAACGGACGCCGCGCCCTGGAAGCGGTCGAGTCGGGCATTTACCAGCTCGTCCTCATGGATTGCCAGATGCCGGAGATGGACGGCTTCGAAGCCACGCGCGCCATCCGCCAGCGCGAGTCGCGAGGGACCGCAGGCGAATCGTCGGCTCGCTTGCCTATCGTGGCCCTGACCGCGAACGCCATCAAGGGAGACCGCGAACGCTGCCTGGCGGCCGGCATGGATGCGTATCTCAGCAAACCGATCAATCCCGACGAGTTGATCGCCATCGTCGGCTCGATGCTCGAATCGCTCGAGCTGGAACCAAACGAATCGCCCCCCGTCGCACCGCTGCCGGAAGACGACCTTCTGCCGGCGGCGGGGCATGGCCTGGCCTTCGACATCGCGGCCCTGCTGCATCGCTGCATGGGGACGCCCGAGATCGCCGTCCGCGTGTTGCGCAAGTTCCAGGCGCGCGGGCCACAACTGGTCGAAGAACTGACTTCGGCGATCGCCTCGGGCAACGGCACGGGGGCCTCGGCGGCGGCCCATGCCCTCAAGGGGGTGGCGGCGAATCTTTCGGCCAACCGGCTAAGCGAGGTTGCCGCCGTGATCGAATCGCTCGTCTCCGATGGTCAGGCCTACGAGGCCCAGCGACGCATCGAGCCCTTGCGACACGCGCTCGACGACTGCTTGCGCCAGATTCCCGAGGTATTGCGCAGCCTGGCGGCCGATGCCGGCCGGCCGTAG